From Paenibacillus antri:
TTTGCCGTCAGGGGGGATGTGTGTTTTGATCTTTCTTCTCCTCGAATTACTTTCGCTCAGCTTGAGGCGCTCATTGGGCGTCGGAAAGTCGATCGGCTGAGCGAAGGGAAGACGAGGAGAAGGGGCGGTAGAAGCGGTATGATGCCCTTTTCAAGCAGAGCTTAGGGGGACGCACTGGCATCGCATCGCCGGATCGGGTATAATCGAAACCAAATCGAATTTCGGTCGCGAAGCACGCGCCGCTTTTTCTCGGGAACGAGAGGAGCGGCGCTTTATTTGTTTTTCGCGCGAACGACGAAGGGGCGGGAACGAGGACATGAACACGTTCGATTCGGCGCATGAAGCATGGTTCGACGCGGCGCTGCGCGGGTTGACGCGGAAGGCGCGGGAGTCGCTCGAACGGGGACACGGACACGGCGAGCGACGGTTTCTGCGCGACGTCTGGTGGCCGGCGGTCGGCTCGTTCGAACATCTGCACCCGCAATACGAGGTTCGGGATTTCGAAGGCAACGCGATCCGCATCGACTTCGCCTACCTGCGTCCTCCGTTCCGGATTTGCATCGAGGTGGAAGAGAATCCCTGCCGCTCGGCAAGCGAGCCCCGCGCGGAACGATTGGCCGCGGATTATTGGATCGTTCTTCGGTTCCCGCTCGCGGACGTCCTCCAGGATCCGCTCCGCTGTCGGCGGACGCTGACCGGCGCATTCGACCGCATGTTCCGGGACGAAACGACGGATCCGAGCCGACTTTCCCCAGGGGAAAAGGATATCCTGCGCCTGGCCGCCCGCTCCGTCCGCCCGACGAAGCCGTCGGACGTGATGCGCGCGCTGCAGGTGTCCGATAAGACGGCGCGCGCGCTGCTGAAGTCGCTCGTCGACAAACGGCTGCTCCGGCCGGCGGGTACCGGCTCCAAGCGCATTCGCGCGTATGAGCCCGCGCTGGAGCCGCTGCTGCTGCTGTACATGGTCGGGTGAGACCTAACCGCCGTTCGCCGCTGGATTGAGAAGCGGCACGAGAGCCCCGAGCGAATGCCGCTCGGGGCTTCGCCATGGTCTTCCGTTCCATTTCGAAGGTTATAGGTCACCTCTTGTCTAGTTACGGTCGATTATACTTCAGGAAGTTTCAGTTTCGTTTAAGCGCGAAAAAAAAAGAGTTCGATCGCCGAGAACGCGCGCCGCGACCCGGTATAAAACGATTCCCCCCCGTCAACAATGGTAAGAGCGCAAAAACCGCATTTTGCCAGTCTCGAAAAATAGGTTCGTCATTTCTTAGGAGGGGTAGAAGTTGATCACTAACAAGAAGAGCAAGAGATTCGCCGTCGCCATCCTCGCCATGCTGGTGGCCCTGACGCTGGGCTCGGGCTCGGCGGCCGCCTCGATCGGCGCGGACGAAGCCGAGTCGGCCGAAGCGCCGGTCGTCGATTTGGCGCCGAACGCACGCTCGGCGATCTTGATGGACGCCGATACGGGCACCGTCATGTTCCAAAAGAACGTATCGGAAAAGCTGCCGCCGGCATCCATTACGAAGGTGATGACGATGCTGCTGATCATGGAGGCGCTCGACGCGGGCAAGATCAAGCTCGACGATAAGGTGTCGACGAGCGAATACGCGGCTTCGATGGGCGGCTCTCAGATCTTCCTGGAGGTCGGCGAAGAGATGACCGTCGACGAGATGCTGAAGGGCATCGCGATGGCGTCCGGCAACGATGCGTCCGTGGCGATGGCGGAGAAAATCGCGGGCAGCGAGCAGCAATTCGTTCAGATGATGAACGAGCGCGCCAAGGAGCTCGGGATGAACAATACGAACTTCGTGAACGTCAACGGATTGCCTGCGGAAAATCACTATACGACGGCCGAAGACATCGCCATCATGTCCCGCGAGCTCATGAAGCACGAGGAAGTCACGAAATATACGAGCGTATATCAAGACTATCTTCGGAAGGATTCGGAGAAGCCGTTCTGGCTCGTGAACACGAACAAGCTCGTGCGGTTTTATTCCGGCGCGGACGGGCTTAAGACCGGATATACGAGCGAAGCGAAGTTTTGCCTTACGGCGACGGCCAAGCGGAACGACTTCCGCGTTATCGCAGTCGTGCTCGGAGAGCCGAATACGAAGACGCGCAATGCCGAGGTGACGTCCATGTTCGACTACGCGTTCGCGCAGTACCAAAACCATACGCTGATTAAAGACGGCGATCAGATCGGCAGCATCAAGGTCGAGAAGGGCCAGCAGGAACGCATCGAGCTGAAAGCCGACCACCAATACAGCGTCCTGCTGAAGAAAGGCGACAACACAGACGAGATTCGTTACGAGCTCAAATACGACGAAAACCTGAAGGCGCCGATCGCGATCGGCCAGCCGATCGGCAAGATCGTCGTGTACAAGGGCGACGGGGTGCTCAAGGAGTACGACCTCGAGTCGCCGGTCGACGTTCCGGAAGCGAGCTGGTGGACGATGCTGAAGCGCACCGCCTCCAAGCTGTTTCTGATCAAGTAACCGAGCGCCCCGGCATCCCGAACGGCCCCCCCCCCCGTCCCCGCCTTCCGAGGCGGGGGCGGAGGTTCTTTTTCCATCGTTCTATCAACCTCCCGCCCTTAGGCAGACCGCGAAATAGAGAGGAAAATGTCGCTTTTCTTCTAGTTTTGTCGCCAGGCAGGAAAGGAAGAGCCTTCCGTAGAATTGGAACGGACAAGACCAGGAAGGAGATGGAACAGCATGAGCTTCGGCATTCATATGGAGCAGCATCGGCAGGCGTTAATCGTCCGGCTCGAAGGCGAGTTGGATCACCACGCCGCCGATTCGGTACGCACCCAAATGGAGGACGCTATCATTCGGGGGAACGTCACGCACCTCATTTTAAGTTTAAAAGAGTTATCCTTCATGGACAGCTCCGGCATCGGAGTCATCCTTGGACGCTATAAGCTGATAACGAGCCGAGGCGGCAAGATGGTCGTATGCGATGCGTCGCCGGCCGTCTATCGATTGTTCGAGATGTCGGGACTGTTCAAGATCGTCGCGATCGAGCCGAGCGAGAAACAAGCGCTTTCGAGTCTGGGGGTCGTATCATGAGCGAGACGAATTTCATGAAGCTAGAATTCTCGAGCCGCTCCGTGAACGAAGCGTTCGCCCGCGTCGCGGTCGCCGCCTTCGTGAGCCAGTTGGATCCTACGCTCGACGAACTGACCGACATCAAGACGGTCATCTCCGAAGCGGTGACGAACGCGATCATTCACGGGTACAACGAGGATCCGAACGGCGTCGTCGCGATCCGGGGGCGCATCGAAGGGGATACCGTGTATCTGACCGTCGAGGACCAAGGCGGGGGCATCGAAGACCTGGACCTGGCGCGCACGCCGCTGTACACGTCGAAGCCGGAGCTCGAGCGATCCGGCATGGGCTTTACGATCATGGAAAACTTCATGGACCGATTGGACGTCGTCTCCGAGCCGGGCAAAGGCACGAAAGTCGAGATGGTGAAGCGCATCGAATCGAAAAAAGTGATGTATAACTAGGAGTTGGGCTATGGATGTCGATGTAAAAAACGCCTCCCACAGCTATCTCGACGACGCTGAAGTCAAGCGCCTGATCGCGCTCAGCCAAGCCGGCGAGACGACCGCGAGGGACACGCTCGTCAATTGCAACATTCGTCTCGTCTGGTCGGTCGTGCAGCGGTTCTTGAACCGCGGCTACGAGCCGGAAGACTTATTCCAAATCGGGTGCATCGGATTGCTCAAATCGATCGACAAGTTCGACTTGTCCTACGACGTTAAATTTTCCACCTATGCCGTTCCGATGATCATCGGCGAAATTCAACGCTTTCTCCGGGACGACGGCACCGTGAAGGTGAGCCGCTCGCTTAAGGAGATGGCGAACAAGGTGCGGAAGACGAAGGACGAATTGTCGAAGCGGTACGGGCGTCTGCCGACGATCAGCGAAGTCGCGGAAGAGCTCGGCGTCACGCCGGAGGAAATCGTATTCGCGCAGGAAGCCAACAAGCCGCCGTCCTCGATTCACGAAACCGTGTTCGAGAACGACGGCGACCCGATCACGTTGATGGACCAGATCGCCGACGACTCGCAGGAGCGTTGGTTCGACAAGCTGGCGCTCGGGGAAGCGATCAACGCGCTGTCCGAACGAGAGCGGTTGATCGTCTATCTGCGGTATTACCGGGACCAGACGCAATCCGAAGTCGCCTCGCGCCTCGGCATCTCGCAGGTGCAGGTATCGAGGCTCGAGAAGAAAATATTGCAGAGCATCAAAGACCAGATCGCCCAATAGGGGCGGTCTGGTTTTTCGTTCTCGCCATCGCCTCCCGACGTACGAAGCCGAAGCGTTCGTACAGTCCGTGAGCGTCGCGGGTGGCAAGCCCCATATTCGTGTCCCGGATCGCCGGGTGCGAGAGGGCCGTCTCCATCAGCCGCTTGCCGATGCCGCCCCCTCGGTGCGCTTCGTCTACGACGACGTCGCAAATCCACGCGAACGTCGCCCGATCCGTCACCGCCCGCAGGAAGCCGACTTGAAGTTCGCCGACGAACGCCGACAAACAAAGCGATCCCCGCACGCTCGCCTCGACGGTGCTCCTATCCCTGTCGGCCGCCCAATAGGAGGCTGCCAGCATCGCGTACACCTTGTCGAGATCGACGAGCTCCGTCTCGTCCGTAATCCGTAAGTCTCCCCATGTCCATTCCATTCTCTTTTCTCCCTTCTTTACTACCGTATTTTCGCGTCCCGACCGGTATTGTATGGGTACAGATGTCGAAATACCGGTGGTCCGGAGGGTTACAGATTCATTATTATGGATGTAAGAGGCGCAGGGAAAGAATCGATTCTTGACTGTGTACGGGTACAAATCTTCGGAGGAGGCGGGGGGACGATGCAGGAAGGAAGCAAGTACGGGAACATCGTTCGATATGCGCTCGATCGGATCGGCGAAGGGGCATGGAAGGCGGGGGCGAAGCTGCCGTCCGTCCGAGCGATGGCCGAACGGAACGGGTGCAGCGTGAATACGGTGCTGCGAGCTTACGAAGCGCTTCAAAGCGAAGGGTACGTGTATGCGAAGCCGAAGGCGGGGTTTTTCGTGGCGGCCGATCCGGATCGGCCTTCGCCTCGGGCGACCGCCGCGATTCCGTTCGACGCGGCTTCGCCGGACGAATCGGCGATGCCGTATAAGGAATTTTTCGAATACATGACCAAGGCGGTCTTTCAACGCAGAGGCGCCCTGTTCGACTACGGCGATCCGCAAGGGCTGCCGTCGCTCAGGCAAGCGCTCGCGAAGCATCTGCAGGACGTCGGCTTGTTCGTCGACGAACGGCGGATCTTCGTCGTCTCGGGATCGCAGCAGGCGCTCCAGCTGCTCGTCTCGATGCCGTTCCCGAACGGCAAGACTCACGTTCTCGTCGAACAGCCGACGTACCACGGCATGCTTCGCGCTTTGCGAACCGCGAACGTACCGGCGATCGGGCTGGAGCGGACCGAGTCGGGCATCGATCTGGAGCGGCTCGAGCGGCATTTCCAAAGCAATCCGATCAAATTGTTCTATACCGCGAGCCGGTTCCATAATCCGACGGGCTGGTCGTATGCGAAGTCGCAGCGAGAAAGCATCGCGAGACTCGCGCGTAAATACGATGTGTACGTCGTAGAGGACGATTATTTGGCCGATCTGGAGCACGATTCCCGGAACGAACCGATCGCCGCGAACGACGGCTGCGACCGAATCGTCTACGTGAAGAGCTTCTCGAAGACGCTGCTGCCCGGCATGCGGCTCGGACTGGCCGCATTGCCGCCGCCGCTCGTCGAGACGTTCCGAGAGCATAAGCTTTGCGCCGACTTCGGGACGTCGTCGCTGTCGCAGAACGCGCTGGAGCTGTATCTTCGCAACGGCTTGTTCGACGTCCACCGGAAGAGCGTTCGAGCGACGTACCGCGACCGTATGACGGAGCTGATCCGCGTCTGCCGGGAGACGCTGCCGACCCAGGTGACGTTGGACGCGCCGGCGGGAGGCATCTTCGCCTCCCTGTTCCTGCCGAAGACGCTGCCGGAGGCGGAATTCGCCCGCGCGCTCGGAGCGGCCGGGGTCCCGATGGTGCCCGGAGAACGATTTTTCCTGCCGGGCTTCCCGGAGGCGAAGCCCCTCATGCGTATCAGCGTCATACGCGCCGACGAAGCGGCCATCCGCCGCGGCGTCGAGCTCGTCGCCGCGGAAGCCCGGCGGTTGCTTCGCACGACGCCGAAGGAGCGGGACGAGGCATCCGGAGGTCATTGGATATAGACCGCGCATGTTCGGAGGGCGTCCCACCTATACTATGGGAACATAGCAGGGGGGGACAGCGATGAAGCCAACCGTGTATTTGCGGCTGCGCAAGCGCGCGCGGATGCCGAAGGGACACGCGATCCGGCTGCGGGACGTCGCGCAGCTGTTGTCGGAGCCGGAGCTGGAGGAGCAGTTGTACGATCTCGTCGTCCATCGGCCCGTTGCCGGCGACGGCAATCTGGTGTTAGTCGACATTCTCCGCGTCGTCTCGGTCATCCGGGAAGCGGCGCCGGACGCCGCGATCGAATCGTTCGGGGAACCGCACGCGCTGGTCGAGCTATACGCGCAGCGCCGGCCTGCGAACCGCATCGCTTTCGCGCTCGTATGGCTGTTGTTGTTTTTCGGCTCGGGGCTCGCGATCATGAACTTCCACGAGGACGTCTCGATGCCGGCGGTGCATCAGCGCATCGCCTTTTTGCTGACCGGGCAGACGATCGATCACCCGTTTTTCCTTCAAATCCCGTATTCGTTCGGTATCGGACTCGGGATGGTCATCTTTTTCAATCATGTGTTCAAGAAGAAGATCAACGAGGAACCGAGCCCGCTCGAGGTGGAGATGTTCAAATACGAGGAGAGCGTGCATCAATACGTCGTAACGGAGGAGTACCGGAAGCTTGACGCTCGGCGCCGCGAAGAACCGAAGCGATGACGGCGGCGATCGGCGGAGCGGTCGCGGGGGCGGCGCAGGCGTTCCTCGGCTTGGCCAGCGGTCTCGCGGTCGGCAGCGGCCTCGTGGCGTTCCTCGTCGTGCTCGACGTCATCCCGCGACTCGCGCAAATAACGGGAACGACGTCGCGCGGCGCGGATCTGGAGCTCGCGGTCGTGTTCGGAGCGGTGTTCTGGACGTGCGCGGACTTCTTCGGATGGTCGCTCTCCTGTCCGGAGGCTGCGCTGATCGGCGTCGGGCTGCTTACGGGCGGCTTCGTCGGCACGGTGGCGGCCGCGCTTACCGAGGTGTTGAACGTGTTTCCGATTTTGGCGCGGAGGCTCCGCTTGGAATCGCACCTGCGATGGCTGTTGGCCGCCATGGTGCTCGGCAAGGTGCTCGGTTCGTTGTTTGAATGGCTGGCGTTCCGGGTACAGTAAAGGAAACGCCGAACAACTGAGGAAAGAGCGAGGAGTGAAGGAATGCCATGAGCAGGACGGACGAACGCGTGCCGAACCAAGACCAAACGATCGTCTTCATTCCCGAAGGGGATATCGACGCGACCTTCGAGCCCGCGGACGGGCTGGGCGACAACGCGGAGCCCGACCTGAAGGAGCGAATCCGAGAAGGGATTCCGCCGAAGAAGAAGCCGCCGGAATCGGATTTATACCGATACACGAAGAAGGAAGAGGAGTTCCTGTTCACCGACGACGTTCCGGAGAAGCTCGAAGACGTCAAACGGGTCATGGAGGAGCGCGCGGGCTTCAACGCCAGCTTCGATGCGATCGCTCGCGATATGACGTACGGCGGCAAGCCGACGTCGTTATATTATTTGAACGGCTTCGTCAAGGACGAAGTGCTGACGATGATTATGTCGCGCTTGTCGATGCTGCCGGGGAACACGCTTAATACGGAAGCCGTGCGGAAGCTGTTCGATCAATACATTCCGCATATTCAGGTAGACAAGCTCGATACGATGACCGAAATCATCGGCAAGGTGCTCGGCGGCGGCAGCGCGTTGTTCATCGAAGGGGAACGGTCCGCGCTCGTCATGGACGTCAAGAGCTTGCCGCAGCGGGGCACCGACGAGCCGTCGGTCGAGAAGGTCGTGCGCGGCTCGAGAGACGGGTTCATCGAGACGCTCCTCACGAACGTAACGTTGCTCCGGCGCCGACTGAAGGATCCGCGGCTGAAGCTGGAGACGATGCAGGTCGGCCGCCGAACGCGTACGGACGTATGCATCGCGTACATTCAGGATATCGCGGACGTCAGTCTGGTGAAGGCGATCAAGACGAAGATCGAAGCGCTGGACATCGACGGACTCGCGATGGCGGACAAGGAGCTGCAGGAGGCGATCATCGACCGGGGATGGAACCCGTTCCCGATTGTTCGCTATACCGAACGACCCGACGTGGCCGCATACCATCTGTTGGAAGGACATGTGTGCTTGTTCGTCGACACGAGTCCGAGCGTCATCATATTGCCGTCGACGTTCTTTCACCACGTGCAGCACGCCGAAGAATACCGGCAGACGCCGTTCGTCGGCACGTATTTGCGGTGGGTGCGGTTCTTCGGCGTCTTCGCGTCGATCTTCCTGCTTCCGCTGTGGTTCCTGTTCGTGCTTAAGCCCGAGCTTCGCCCGATGGTGTTTACGTTCATCGGCCCGCAGGAGACGGGAAGGATTCCGATCCTGGCGCAGTTCTTGATCGTCGAGGTCGGCGTCGACATGATGCGTCTCGCCGCTATTCATACGCCGACGCCGCTCGCCTCCGCGATGGGCCTCATCGCGGCGATCTTGATCGGGGACATC
This genomic window contains:
- a CDS encoding DNA-binding response regulator, with the translated sequence MNTFDSAHEAWFDAALRGLTRKARESLERGHGHGERRFLRDVWWPAVGSFEHLHPQYEVRDFEGNAIRIDFAYLRPPFRICIEVEENPCRSASEPRAERLAADYWIVLRFPLADVLQDPLRCRRTLTGAFDRMFRDETTDPSRLSPGEKDILRLAARSVRPTKPSDVMRALQVSDKTARALLKSLVDKRLLRPAGTGSKRIRAYEPALEPLLLLYMVG
- a CDS encoding D-alanyl-D-alanine carboxypeptidase family protein, with amino-acid sequence MLVALTLGSGSAAASIGADEAESAEAPVVDLAPNARSAILMDADTGTVMFQKNVSEKLPPASITKVMTMLLIMEALDAGKIKLDDKVSTSEYAASMGGSQIFLEVGEEMTVDEMLKGIAMASGNDASVAMAEKIAGSEQQFVQMMNERAKELGMNNTNFVNVNGLPAENHYTTAEDIAIMSRELMKHEEVTKYTSVYQDYLRKDSEKPFWLVNTNKLVRFYSGADGLKTGYTSEAKFCLTATAKRNDFRVIAVVLGEPNTKTRNAEVTSMFDYAFAQYQNHTLIKDGDQIGSIKVEKGQQERIELKADHQYSVLLKKGDNTDEIRYELKYDENLKAPIAIGQPIGKIVVYKGDGVLKEYDLESPVDVPEASWWTMLKRTASKLFLIK
- the spoIIAA gene encoding anti-sigma F factor antagonist, which gives rise to MSFGIHMEQHRQALIVRLEGELDHHAADSVRTQMEDAIIRGNVTHLILSLKELSFMDSSGIGVILGRYKLITSRGGKMVVCDASPAVYRLFEMSGLFKIVAIEPSEKQALSSLGVVS
- the spoIIAB gene encoding anti-sigma F factor; the encoded protein is MSETNFMKLEFSSRSVNEAFARVAVAAFVSQLDPTLDELTDIKTVISEAVTNAIIHGYNEDPNGVVAIRGRIEGDTVYLTVEDQGGGIEDLDLARTPLYTSKPELERSGMGFTIMENFMDRLDVVSEPGKGTKVEMVKRIESKKVMYN
- the sigF gene encoding RNA polymerase sporulation sigma factor SigF yields the protein MDVDVKNASHSYLDDAEVKRLIALSQAGETTARDTLVNCNIRLVWSVVQRFLNRGYEPEDLFQIGCIGLLKSIDKFDLSYDVKFSTYAVPMIIGEIQRFLRDDGTVKVSRSLKEMANKVRKTKDELSKRYGRLPTISEVAEELGVTPEEIVFAQEANKPPSSIHETVFENDGDPITLMDQIADDSQERWFDKLALGEAINALSERERLIVYLRYYRDQTQSEVASRLGISQVQVSRLEKKILQSIKDQIAQ
- a CDS encoding GNAT family N-acetyltransferase, encoding MEWTWGDLRITDETELVDLDKVYAMLAASYWAADRDRSTVEASVRGSLCLSAFVGELQVGFLRAVTDRATFAWICDVVVDEAHRGGGIGKRLMETALSHPAIRDTNMGLATRDAHGLYERFGFVRREAMARTKNQTAPIGRSGL
- a CDS encoding PLP-dependent aminotransferase family protein codes for the protein MQEGSKYGNIVRYALDRIGEGAWKAGAKLPSVRAMAERNGCSVNTVLRAYEALQSEGYVYAKPKAGFFVAADPDRPSPRATAAIPFDAASPDESAMPYKEFFEYMTKAVFQRRGALFDYGDPQGLPSLRQALAKHLQDVGLFVDERRIFVVSGSQQALQLLVSMPFPNGKTHVLVEQPTYHGMLRALRTANVPAIGLERTESGIDLERLERHFQSNPIKLFYTASRFHNPTGWSYAKSQRESIARLARKYDVYVVEDDYLADLEHDSRNEPIAANDGCDRIVYVKSFSKTLLPGMRLGLAALPPPLVETFREHKLCADFGTSSLSQNALELYLRNGLFDVHRKSVRATYRDRMTELIRVCRETLPTQVTLDAPAGGIFASLFLPKTLPEAEFARALGAAGVPMVPGERFFLPGFPEAKPLMRISVIRADEAAIRRGVELVAAEARRLLRTTPKERDEASGGHWI
- a CDS encoding stage V sporulation protein AA — translated: MKPTVYLRLRKRARMPKGHAIRLRDVAQLLSEPELEEQLYDLVVHRPVAGDGNLVLVDILRVVSVIREAAPDAAIESFGEPHALVELYAQRRPANRIAFALVWLLLFFGSGLAIMNFHEDVSMPAVHQRIAFLLTGQTIDHPFFLQIPYSFGIGLGMVIFFNHVFKKKINEEPSPLEVEMFKYEESVHQYVVTEEYRKLDARRREEPKR
- a CDS encoding stage V sporulation protein AB, with product MTAAIGGAVAGAAQAFLGLASGLAVGSGLVAFLVVLDVIPRLAQITGTTSRGADLELAVVFGAVFWTCADFFGWSLSCPEAALIGVGLLTGGFVGTVAAALTEVLNVFPILARRLRLESHLRWLLAAMVLGKVLGSLFEWLAFRVQ
- a CDS encoding spore germination protein; translation: MSRTDERVPNQDQTIVFIPEGDIDATFEPADGLGDNAEPDLKERIREGIPPKKKPPESDLYRYTKKEEEFLFTDDVPEKLEDVKRVMEERAGFNASFDAIARDMTYGGKPTSLYYLNGFVKDEVLTMIMSRLSMLPGNTLNTEAVRKLFDQYIPHIQVDKLDTMTEIIGKVLGGGSALFIEGERSALVMDVKSLPQRGTDEPSVEKVVRGSRDGFIETLLTNVTLLRRRLKDPRLKLETMQVGRRTRTDVCIAYIQDIADVSLVKAIKTKIEALDIDGLAMADKELQEAIIDRGWNPFPIVRYTERPDVAAYHLLEGHVCLFVDTSPSVIILPSTFFHHVQHAEEYRQTPFVGTYLRWVRFFGVFASIFLLPLWFLFVLKPELRPMVFTFIGPQETGRIPILAQFLIVEVGVDMMRLAAIHTPTPLASAMGLIAAILIGDIAIKAGLFVNEVILYMAVAAIGMFATPSYELALANRLVRIALLVAVALFGIPGFAVGTVLIMLMLITQRSHHTPYMWPFIPFDGKAMLDIILRRPFPTQKFRMTLTKPQDRTRMAAKLGLKKK